A window from Cryptomeria japonica chromosome 1, Sugi_1.0, whole genome shotgun sequence encodes these proteins:
- the LOC131027614 gene encoding 10 kDa chaperonin, mitochondrial yields the protein MAKRLIPCFNRILVEKVVIPNKSTGGILLPESSHKLNSGKVVAVGTGARNKEGNTIPISLKEGDHVLLPEYGGTEVKLGEKEFHLYQEDDILGIFKD from the exons ATGGCGAAGAGGCTGATCCCCTGCTTTAACAGAATTTTGGTAGAGAAAGTTGTGATTCCAAACAAGTCCACTGGGGGGATTTTGCTTCCTGAGAGCTCCCACAAG TTGAACTCAGGAAAGGTCGTAGCGGTTGGTACTGGTGCGCGAAACAAGGAAGGTAACACCATTCCCATTAGCCTGAAGGAAGGTGACCATGTTCTTCTTCCGGAATATGGTGGAACTGAGGTGAAACTAGGAGAAAAAGA GTTCCACTTGTACCAGGAGGATGACATCCTTGGCATTTTCAAGGACTGA